ATCTGACACTATCACCAACGATATCAATCTGGTCATCATTTGCCCCATTCCAAGCTCGAATACCGACAAAACCACCATCATTGGCATTCCAATTATTCCAGCGGTTTGAGCCGATAATGGTCACACCACAGGGCTTGCCATTGGATGTTCCAGTCTCAAACGAAACCCATTGATGGGGATAGCCTGAAACCTCTCGCGATATGGAAGGAGAATTGGTGAAGAACTTGATATTTCCTTGGGTGAGATGAATCTTCATAGCTCCATTTAGAGCCGTTAAAATGCCTCCCGAGATGTTGTTGGCAGATAAGGTTACTGCCTGTACTTGGGTAATGAAGGCTGACTTGGCAAAGAGCTGTCTCAGATAGGCATCGTTTGCCATAAACTTGTTAAAGAAAGCTTGATCAACTTTTAACTTATCAGATGTGATCGCTTCTGAACCAATGCGAGCCGCAGCGATGAGTCCTGAGGTGATTTTTCCTGCATCAAGACTGGCAATCTTTCCACTTGCAATGACGCCATCCTGAATATAGGTCGTCCCTGTGATTTGAACCAACTTTCCATCAATTTTTACCGATCCATCCTTATTGAGATTGAGCTGACTCAATACCGTTCCTGCACTGGTCAAATTTCTTACTGACCATGAGCCTGCAAGAGTGCTCACTTGGGTTTGGATGGCATTTACAGTCGTAGTCGTTGCTCGGCTAGTCTCAAGACTGCCAACCCTCGTCACAATACCGTTTGCCGTCTGAATGACTTGACTGATTTGATTGGTATGGTCTCCTATCGCTCGAGTATGATTTGAAACAGTGTCTCGAACTTCATGAAATACGGTTTCTCTGACGAATTCTTGAGGAGAAATGTGCCAATCCGTTGGAATAGTCCCGACTTCTAGCTGTGGATGAAAGAAGGAAAGATACGTTCCACTCGTTCTAAATGCCAATACGTTATGCAAATCAAAGAAATCAAACGCTCTCAGGCGATTATTCTCTAAATTCCATGTGTAGGTTGACCAAATGCGATAGAGCTTATCTCCCATCTTTTTGATTTTTGCGGGCTGTTCATTATGCCGATCAGGGGCAGTGAACCAAGTACAAGAAAAATTTCCTTCTGAGATAAAAGTCGCATCCGTTTCGACAAAAATAGATTGTGTGTAGGTCGTCCCTTTTGTAGGAACAAAATCAAAAAAACGACCACTCTGAGGTAGAACCTCCTGATGGATATCCCTCCTGACACCAGAACTAAAGCGCAAAGTCGCTTTTTTAGTAGCCTCTTCCCAAGTAGTATTCGTGATACCATAGCCCATCACAAAAGCTTTATCTGTATTTCGCATCAGGTTCACTCCGCCTATTTGAGTCGGTATCTTCCCTTCGACTTGACTTAATCTTGTGGTGATTTCTCCTGCTGTCGTCGTAATCAAGGTCTCGACTTGAGACAGATTCTGATAGCCTTTCTGACCCAAAATCTGTTCTAACTGCACGTTGCTTAGCTTCTCCTCAATCTGCCCTGCCTGTGTTCGAATACTTGTCTCCGCATTCGAAACCCTACCAAGTAAAGTATTGAAATCCGTTTTAGCCACTTTTTGAGTGATGGCATCCTGTGCGACCCTTAACTCCGCTTTCGTTTGTGCAATGAGAGTCGCATTGTTACTGGCTTTTGAAAGGGCAACATCCGCACTTGATTTCACTCCATCTACGAAAGCTTTGTCTGCCTTTAGGGCAATAGACTGATTGGTTTGGTGAAGGCTAGTCGTGTGACTTTCTACGGTCTGCTTCACTGTATTAAAATCCGTTTGACTAACTTTCGAAGACACATCATTCACCAATTGACGAATTTGAGTTTCTGCAGTCGATAATTTGCCTGCTTCTTCTGTTAATCTGGTAGAAACTTGTTCTACCCCACTTGCTGTTTGTTGGATGCTGGTCTTGACACTCCTAAATTCATCTGTCACATCTTCTGGAGAAGGTGACCAATCAGAAGGAAGTGGTCCCAGAGTTAACTTGGGTTTGTAAAACTTGAGGTAGGTGCCACTCGTTCGAAAGCCAAGCACACGGTGAAGATGGAACACATCAAAGGCTCGCAAACGTTCGTTCGTCAAGGTCCAAGTGTGGGTACTCCAAATTTGATAGGTATTTGTTCCTATTTGCCGAATGAAAGCTGGTGTGGTTTGATGCCCCCTTGAGGTATACCAGCTCCACTCTAGACCATTCCTCCCAAGGAAAGAAGCATCCGTATCCACTAACATAGACTGGGTATAAG
The window above is part of the Streptococcus himalayensis genome. Proteins encoded here:
- a CDS encoding phage tail spike protein, with product MLSLLDKTVKTAKWHGKALPETIKASVKEILNGDFVLTFTYPITDSGLYRELKEDYLVRSPVPVLGHQLFRIKKVIEGDCSIEVTAYHISEDIMTRLLAPFRCEQVPCATALTSLVMASKTPLGDFSFTSDIVKPRTYTADKEQTLYSTLLDGNHSIVGTWEGELVRDNLALSIQSNRGENRGVILSTHFNLKTYQRTTESSQMITRIHATSSFKQEGQDEETVLTVTVDSPLITQYPFINEVTYTNNNLKTRQELEEWARAKFRLERIDRPKDTLTIEAYELDGQTVHLGDTVTLKSRLHGIDMTKKAVAYDYDPLAESYRSITFDDKATVGTSSTSGGLSTLAHSLVEGNKRSEDVAIEAAIEHANRAFEAAFEKGKAAIDDAIEQAQSHGEVYADRLKASLDSELSAVNQRMHQQEEEQNRTTRDLLAQAGVNTHLATEAKQKAEEAETGAREALRRAEQAKVEAVQEANRFTTSERSQTETKIATAKAQAILEASRLVDVAKALLSGQLTTVSTSLTQTKEEMKLLSSKQVVDSLTGRVTSTETTITQLGDRITTDIRQVEGKIPVSLDTVNLVKGTDQAFVMGYGITNTSWDSSEKKAVLSLTQTGVEKARYDEILPQNHQFFSFIPQNGTTYTQSMLVDTDASFLGRNGLEWSWYTSRGHQTTPAFIRQIGTNTYQIWSTHTWTLTNERLRAFDVFHLHRVLGFRTSGTYLKFYKPKLTLGPLPSDWSPSPEDVTDEFRSVKTSIQQTASGVEQVSTRLTEEAGKLSTAETQIRQLVNDVSSKVSQTDFNTVKQTVESHTTSLHQTNQSIALKADKAFVDGVKSSADVALSKASNNATLIAQTKAELRVAQDAITQKVAKTDFNTLLGRVSNAETSIRTQAGQIEEKLSNVQLEQILGQKGYQNLSQVETLITTTAGEITTRLSQVEGKIPTQIGGVNLMRNTDKAFVMGYGITNTTWEEATKKATLRFSSGVRRDIHQEVLPQSGRFFDFVPTKGTTYTQSIFVETDATFISEGNFSCTWFTAPDRHNEQPAKIKKMGDKLYRIWSTYTWNLENNRLRAFDFFDLHNVLAFRTSGTYLSFFHPQLEVGTIPTDWHISPQEFVRETVFHEVRDTVSNHTRAIGDHTNQISQVIQTANGIVTRVGSLETSRATTTTVNAIQTQVSTLAGSWSVRNLTSAGTVLSQLNLNKDGSVKIDGKLVQITGTTYIQDGVIASGKIASLDAGKITSGLIAAARIGSEAITSDKLKVDQAFFNKFMANDAYLRQLFAKSAFITQVQAVTLSANNISGGILTALNGAMKIHLTQGNIKFFTNSPSISREVSGYPHQWVSFETGTSNGKPCGVTIIGSNRWNNWNANDGGFVGIRAWNGANDDQIDIVGDSVRLASSPYTNPDGWNIVTLPNRLSIDAHRAVDRPTSVLNIGDIRIYRNASTYVSLKDVLQQFNHNFKHLVNITGRGDVLLTWDTIK